In Mycobacterium sp. Aquia_216, a genomic segment contains:
- the rpsO gene encoding 30S ribosomal protein S15, whose protein sequence is MALTAEQKKEILGQYGLHDTDTGSPEAQIALLTKRIADLTEHLKLHKHDHHSRRGLLLLVGRRRRLIKYISQIDVERYRSLIDRLGLRR, encoded by the coding sequence GTGGCGCTGACTGCCGAGCAGAAAAAAGAAATTCTGGGCCAGTACGGCCTGCATGACACCGACACCGGATCGCCGGAGGCGCAGATCGCGCTGCTGACCAAGCGGATCGCGGACCTCACTGAGCACCTCAAGCTGCACAAGCACGACCACCACTCGCGGCGCGGTTTGCTGCTGCTGGTCGGGCGGCGGCGCCGGCTGATCAAGTACATCTCGCAGATCGACGTCGAGCGCTACCGCTCGCTGATCGATCGGCTGGGCCTGCGTCGCTGA